A genomic window from Streptomyces mirabilis includes:
- a CDS encoding D-2-hydroxyacid dehydrogenase family protein: protein MQFRCAVLDDFQNVASACADWSTLTDRVEVVSFAEHFATEDELAAALADFDFVVTLRERVPFPDSLLNRLPRLKLLIASGMRNSVIDYAAAKAAGVTVCGTQSSSTPPVELTWALLLGLARGIVQENNALRDGGPWQSTVGADLHSRTLGLLGLGKIGSRVAQVGLAFGMEVTAWSRHLTKERADEVGVELASSKEELLASSDFISVHLALSDRTRGLLGAAEIALLKPTAYLINTSRAAIVDQEALLAALHEGRIAGAGVDVFDVEPLPGNHPMRTAPRLLATPHLGYVSRANYARYYGQALEDIQAYLDGDPVRVLG from the coding sequence GTGCAATTCCGCTGCGCCGTACTCGACGACTTCCAGAACGTGGCGAGCGCATGTGCCGACTGGTCGACGCTGACCGATCGGGTCGAGGTCGTCTCCTTCGCCGAGCACTTCGCCACCGAGGACGAACTCGCCGCGGCTCTCGCCGACTTCGACTTCGTGGTCACCCTGCGCGAGCGGGTGCCCTTCCCGGACTCGTTGCTGAACCGGCTGCCCCGCCTGAAGCTGCTGATCGCCTCCGGCATGCGCAACTCGGTGATCGACTACGCGGCCGCGAAGGCGGCCGGCGTCACCGTGTGCGGCACCCAGAGCTCCTCGACGCCGCCGGTCGAACTCACCTGGGCCCTGCTGCTCGGACTCGCCCGCGGCATCGTCCAGGAGAACAACGCCCTGCGCGACGGCGGCCCCTGGCAGTCCACCGTCGGCGCCGACCTGCACAGCCGCACGCTCGGCCTGCTCGGTCTCGGCAAGATCGGCAGCCGGGTGGCCCAGGTCGGACTCGCCTTCGGCATGGAGGTCACCGCCTGGAGCCGGCACCTCACCAAGGAACGCGCGGACGAGGTCGGCGTCGAACTCGCCTCCTCCAAGGAGGAGTTGCTGGCAAGCAGCGACTTCATCTCCGTCCACCTCGCGCTGAGCGACCGCACCCGGGGCCTGCTCGGCGCCGCCGAGATCGCCCTCCTCAAGCCCACCGCCTACCTGATCAACACCTCGCGGGCCGCGATCGTCGACCAGGAGGCCCTGCTCGCCGCGCTGCACGAGGGCCGTATCGCCGGCGCCGGCGTCGACGTCTTCGACGTCGAACCGCTGCCGGGCAACCACCCGATGCGCACCGCACCGCGGCTGCTCGCCACCCCGCATCTCGGCTATGTGTCCCGCGCCAACTACGCGCGCTACTACGGCCAGGCCCTGGAGGACATCCAGGCCTACCTCGACGGCGACCCGGTCCGGGTCCTCGGCTGA
- a CDS encoding tryptophan 7-halogenase has translation MSTGEEFDVVVVGGGPSGSTVASFVAMQGHRVLLLEKESFPRYQIGESLLPATVHGICGLLGVSEEIERAGFMRKHGGTFRWGSSPEPWSFAFAISPRMAGPTSHAYQVERMKFDDILLKHSRKLGVEVREECSVVEVTEDEERVRGLVYTDSTGARHTVGARFVVDASGNKSRIHREAGGDRIYSDFFRNIAVFGYFEGGKRLPAPRDGNIFCAAFDEGWFWYIPLSDRITSVGAVVSRAFADSVQGDPADALSRLIAKCPRIDDMLADAERITEGVYGQVRVRKDYSYSNSRYWRPGMVLVGDAACFVDPVFSSGVHLATYSALLAARSINTVLAGDLGEDESFAEFEARYRHEYGLFYEFLVSFYDMNSDHESYFWQAKKVTAFAESELEAFVELVGGVASLDGTFVDAESARARFKHTAGELERSVSQVDRTRGDDSTPMYQSDIMGSVMEQGTQIQVQAVLGGDLDPEAALFPGGLVPSADGLRWAAPAE, from the coding sequence GTGTCAACCGGAGAAGAGTTCGACGTCGTGGTGGTCGGCGGCGGCCCGAGCGGCTCGACCGTCGCGTCGTTCGTCGCCATGCAGGGGCATCGGGTGCTCCTGCTCGAGAAGGAGTCGTTCCCGCGGTACCAGATCGGAGAGTCGCTGCTGCCGGCGACCGTGCACGGAATCTGCGGGCTGCTGGGCGTCTCCGAGGAGATCGAGCGGGCCGGCTTCATGCGCAAGCACGGTGGCACCTTCCGCTGGGGCAGCAGCCCCGAGCCGTGGTCGTTCGCGTTCGCCATCTCGCCGCGGATGGCGGGCCCGACCTCGCACGCCTACCAGGTCGAGCGGATGAAGTTCGACGACATCCTGCTCAAGCACTCCCGCAAGCTCGGGGTGGAGGTGCGGGAGGAGTGCTCCGTGGTCGAGGTGACCGAGGACGAGGAACGGGTCCGAGGGCTCGTCTACACCGATTCCACCGGCGCCCGGCACACGGTCGGCGCGCGGTTCGTCGTCGACGCGTCCGGGAACAAGAGCCGGATCCACCGCGAGGCCGGCGGCGATCGCATCTACTCGGACTTCTTCCGCAACATCGCCGTCTTCGGCTACTTCGAGGGCGGCAAGCGGCTGCCCGCGCCGAGGGACGGCAACATCTTCTGCGCCGCCTTCGACGAAGGCTGGTTCTGGTACATCCCGTTGAGCGACCGGATCACCAGCGTGGGTGCGGTGGTGAGCCGCGCGTTCGCGGACTCGGTGCAGGGCGATCCCGCCGATGCGCTCTCGCGGCTCATCGCGAAGTGCCCCCGGATCGACGACATGCTGGCCGACGCCGAGCGCATCACCGAGGGCGTGTACGGACAGGTGCGCGTTCGCAAGGACTACTCGTACAGCAACAGCCGGTACTGGCGCCCGGGAATGGTCCTGGTCGGAGACGCCGCGTGCTTCGTCGACCCGGTCTTCTCCTCAGGGGTGCACCTCGCGACCTACAGCGCCCTGCTCGCCGCGCGGTCCATCAACACCGTACTGGCGGGCGACCTCGGCGAAGACGAGAGCTTCGCCGAGTTCGAAGCGCGGTACCGCCACGAGTACGGCCTCTTCTACGAGTTCCTGGTCTCGTTCTACGACATGAACAGCGACCACGAATCGTACTTCTGGCAGGCGAAGAAGGTCACCGCCTTCGCGGAGTCGGAGCTCGAGGCGTTCGTCGAGCTGGTGGGCGGCGTCGCCTCCCTGGACGGCACCTTCGTCGACGCCGAGTCGGCCCGGGCACGGTTCAAGCACACCGCCGGCGAACTCGAGCGGTCGGTGTCCCAGGTCGACCGGACCCGCGGAGACGATTCCACCCCCATGTACCAGTCGGACATCATGGGTAGCGTGATGGAGCAGGGCACCCAGATCCAGGTCCAAGCCGTGCTCGGAGGCGATCTCGATCCGGAGGCCGCGCTCTTTCCGGGCGGACTGGTGCCCTCGGCCGACGGGCTGCGGTGGGCGGCGCCGGCCGAATGA
- a CDS encoding arylsulfotransferase family protein yields MAGDSRPSPAYTNLPAGAPEPGGCYYIYDSHYRLLKTVFAHHGYYPDEHEFTLTRRGTALFIASRPVPMDLTPYGGPKNGAIENSEIQEVDLATGRLLYSWNALDHIDPADSEEAASSASSSGGVWDAFHINSVDEGPDGRLLISARNMWAIYDVTKKSGKVRYRIGGKKSDFTFGPNADFYWQHDARFRPGNRISMFDDGCCDLPDGAPEQRSHGLILSLDFRSHRATAVKTYYHQPPLESPTQGNTQALSNGNEFIGWGQSPYYSEYAGAGNTEANASRNLLYDAKLPGSDISYRAFRNKWIGTPSYPPSAAARSDGGHSVVYASWNGSTQTAAWQVLAGSDPDSLSVVVRHAPRSGFETAVTTPEPGPYFKVRALDAKGRVIGDSRVVKLSG; encoded by the coding sequence GTGGCAGGGGACTCTCGCCCTTCCCCGGCGTATACGAACCTGCCGGCCGGTGCGCCGGAACCGGGCGGGTGCTACTACATCTACGACTCCCACTACCGCCTGCTCAAAACGGTCTTCGCGCATCACGGCTACTACCCGGACGAGCACGAGTTCACCCTGACCCGCCGGGGCACCGCCCTGTTCATCGCCTCCAGACCGGTGCCCATGGATCTCACACCCTATGGAGGTCCGAAGAACGGAGCGATCGAGAACAGCGAGATCCAGGAGGTCGACCTCGCCACGGGGAGACTCCTCTATTCATGGAACGCCCTGGACCATATCGACCCCGCCGATTCCGAGGAGGCGGCCTCCAGCGCGTCGTCGTCCGGCGGAGTGTGGGACGCCTTTCACATCAACTCCGTCGACGAGGGCCCTGACGGCCGGCTGTTGATCTCGGCCCGGAACATGTGGGCGATCTACGACGTCACCAAGAAATCCGGGAAGGTCCGCTATCGGATCGGGGGAAAGAAAAGCGACTTCACCTTCGGTCCGAACGCGGACTTCTACTGGCAGCACGATGCCCGATTCCGGCCAGGAAACCGGATCAGCATGTTCGACGACGGCTGCTGCGACCTGCCCGACGGCGCCCCCGAGCAGCGTTCGCACGGCCTGATCCTCAGCCTTGATTTCCGCAGCCACAGGGCGACGGCGGTCAAGACCTACTACCACCAGCCGCCGTTGGAGTCACCAACCCAGGGAAACACCCAGGCCCTCTCCAACGGCAACGAATTCATCGGGTGGGGTCAGAGCCCGTACTACTCGGAGTACGCGGGTGCGGGGAACACCGAGGCCAACGCCTCGCGGAACCTGCTCTACGACGCGAAGCTGCCGGGCTCCGACATCTCTTACCGAGCCTTCCGGAACAAATGGATCGGCACGCCCTCCTACCCACCGAGTGCGGCGGCACGGTCCGACGGCGGGCACAGCGTCGTCTACGCCTCCTGGAACGGCTCGACGCAGACCGCAGCATGGCAGGTACTCGCCGGATCCGACCCCGATTCCCTGTCGGTCGTCGTCCGACACGCCCCACGGTCCGGGTTCGAGACCGCCGTCACCACACCCGAGCCAGGACCGTACTTCAAGGTCAGGGCGCTGGACGCGAAGGGCAGGGTCATCGGGGACTCCCGCGTGGTGAAACTCTCCGGCTGA
- the gcvH gene encoding glycine cleavage system protein GcvH: MSNPQQLRYSKEHEWLSVAEDGVSTVGITEFAANALGDVVYAQLPEVGDTVTAGETCGELESTKSVSDLYAPVTGEVVEANQDVVDDPSLVNSAPFEGGWLFKVRVTDEPADLLSADEYTEFSGS, translated from the coding sequence ATGAGCAACCCCCAGCAGCTGCGCTACAGCAAGGAGCACGAGTGGCTGTCGGTCGCCGAGGACGGCGTCTCGACGGTCGGCATCACCGAGTTCGCGGCCAACGCGCTCGGCGATGTCGTCTACGCCCAGCTTCCGGAGGTCGGTGACACGGTGACCGCGGGCGAGACCTGCGGCGAGCTGGAGTCGACCAAGTCGGTCAGCGACCTGTACGCGCCGGTCACCGGCGAGGTCGTGGAGGCCAACCAGGACGTGGTCGACGACCCGTCGCTGGTGAACTCCGCCCCCTTCGAGGGCGGCTGGCTGTTCAAGGTACGCGTCACGGACGAGCCGGCCGACCTGCTCTCCGCCGACGAGTACACCGAGTTCTCCGGCTCTTAA
- the glyA gene encoding serine hydroxymethyltransferase has translation MSLLNTPLHELDPDVAAAVDAELHRQQSTLEMIASENFAPVAVMEAQGSVLTNKYAEGYPGRRYYGGCEHVDVVEQIAIDRVKALFGAEHANVQPHSGAQANAAAMFALLKPGDTIMGLNLAHGGHLTHGMKINFSGKLYNVVPYHVNDETGQVDMDEVERLAKESRPQLIVAGWSAYPRQLDFAAFRRVADEVGAYLMVDMAHFAGLVAAGLHPNPVPHAHVVTTTTHKTLGGPRGGVILSTAELAKKINSAVFPGQQGGPLEHVIAAKAVSFKVAASDDFKERQQRTLDGARILAERLVQDDVKAVGVDVLSGGTDVHLVLVDLRNSELDGQQAEDRLHEVGITVNRNAIPNDPRPPMVTSGLRIGTPALATRGFQAEDFTEVADIIAEALKPSYDAESLKTRVSALADKHPLYPGLK, from the coding sequence ATGTCGCTTCTGAACACGCCCCTGCACGAGCTGGACCCGGACGTCGCCGCCGCCGTCGACGCCGAGCTGCACCGCCAGCAGTCCACCCTGGAGATGATCGCCTCGGAGAACTTCGCTCCGGTCGCGGTCATGGAGGCCCAGGGCTCGGTCCTGACCAACAAGTACGCCGAGGGCTACCCGGGCCGCCGCTACTACGGCGGCTGCGAGCACGTCGACGTGGTCGAGCAGATCGCCATCGACCGCGTCAAGGCGCTCTTCGGCGCCGAGCACGCGAACGTGCAGCCCCACTCGGGCGCCCAGGCCAACGCGGCGGCGATGTTCGCGCTGCTGAAGCCGGGCGACACGATCATGGGTCTGAACCTCGCGCACGGCGGGCACCTCACCCACGGCATGAAGATCAACTTTTCCGGCAAGCTGTACAACGTGGTCCCGTACCACGTGAACGACGAGACCGGCCAGGTCGACATGGACGAGGTCGAGCGCCTCGCCAAGGAGTCCAGGCCGCAGCTGATCGTGGCGGGCTGGTCGGCCTACCCGCGTCAGCTGGACTTCGCCGCGTTCCGCCGGGTCGCGGACGAGGTCGGCGCGTACCTGATGGTCGACATGGCGCACTTCGCGGGGCTCGTGGCCGCGGGTCTGCACCCGAACCCGGTGCCGCACGCCCACGTGGTCACGACCACGACCCACAAGACGCTGGGCGGCCCGCGCGGTGGCGTGATCCTGTCCACCGCCGAGCTGGCGAAGAAGATCAACTCCGCGGTCTTCCCCGGTCAGCAGGGCGGTCCGCTGGAGCACGTGATCGCCGCGAAGGCCGTCTCGTTCAAGGTCGCCGCCTCCGACGACTTCAAGGAGCGCCAGCAGCGCACGCTGGACGGCGCGCGGATCCTGGCGGAGCGCCTGGTCCAGGACGACGTCAAGGCCGTGGGCGTGGACGTCCTGTCCGGCGGCACGGACGTGCACCTGGTCCTCGTCGACCTGCGCAACTCCGAGCTGGACGGTCAACAGGCCGAGGACCGTCTCCACGAGGTCGGCATCACGGTCAACCGCAACGCCATCCCGAACGACCCGCGCCCCCCGATGGTCACGTCCGGCCTGCGCATCGGCACGCCCGCGCTCGCCACCCGCGGCTTCCAGGCCGAGGACTTCACCGAGGTCGCGGACATCATCGCCGAGGCGCTGAAGCCCTCCTACGACGCGGAGTCACTGAAGACCCGCGTGTCCGCCCTGGCCGACAAGCACCCGCTGTACCCCGGCCTGAAGTAG
- a CDS encoding enhanced serine sensitivity protein SseB: MDIPDFPDFSVPAYPQPGPHPHSHGGWPGNELEEVLSASLGVPSAGGRIVEVLGRSFVWVPLPNGGGPHAGSLDLPTLEIEGQAYVPVFSSEEQFRQVAGGHLSYTIAPAVEFARGLPPQVGIAINPDGVVGVPLPPLAVAELCRTGRTPLDGPTSGGRVKLYEPDWQDDPVDFFAAASAEFAATGVVLTARRCLASIEGDDPVMFVGVELSVWEGDLRTLPMDALSRALARVAVKWPVNLVLLDVAQDPVADWMRAQVRPFYQQGQ; the protein is encoded by the coding sequence ATGGACATCCCCGACTTCCCGGACTTCTCGGTACCGGCGTACCCGCAACCCGGCCCCCACCCCCACTCGCACGGTGGCTGGCCGGGCAACGAACTGGAGGAGGTGCTCTCCGCGTCCCTCGGAGTGCCCTCGGCCGGCGGCCGCATCGTCGAGGTCCTCGGCCGCAGCTTCGTCTGGGTGCCGCTGCCCAACGGCGGCGGACCGCACGCGGGATCCCTCGACCTGCCCACCCTGGAGATCGAGGGCCAGGCGTACGTGCCGGTCTTCAGCTCCGAGGAGCAGTTCCGCCAGGTCGCGGGCGGCCATCTGTCGTACACGATCGCGCCCGCGGTCGAGTTCGCCCGCGGGCTGCCCCCGCAGGTCGGCATCGCGATCAACCCGGACGGGGTGGTCGGTGTGCCGCTGCCGCCCCTCGCGGTCGCCGAGCTGTGCCGGACCGGGCGCACCCCGCTGGACGGGCCCACGAGCGGTGGCCGGGTGAAACTCTACGAGCCCGACTGGCAGGACGACCCGGTGGACTTCTTCGCCGCCGCCTCGGCCGAGTTCGCGGCGACGGGAGTCGTCCTGACCGCCCGCCGCTGTCTGGCCAGCATCGAGGGCGACGACCCGGTCATGTTCGTCGGGGTCGAACTCTCCGTGTGGGAGGGAGACCTCCGGACACTCCCCATGGACGCCCTCTCCCGCGCCCTCGCCCGCGTCGCGGTCAAGTGGCCGGTGAACCTCGTCCTCCTCGACGTCGCCCAGGACCCGGTGGCCGACTGGATGCGAGCCCAGGTACGGCCCTTTTATCAGCAAGGCCAGTAG
- a CDS encoding enhanced serine sensitivity protein SseB C-terminal domain-containing protein gives MSASGTAAAGQVEHMLRQVTPGRYDAYEALLRALATPSSGQVWMLLWHGQAGSPDAQYGNMEVEGFGYAPCVTSAQELSASGWNRSYEVVDGLDVARTLYPDHFGLWLNPHAPGGGVGIPWLDLRRIAAGLERQPAGPLRLSEPGIEIPQFYALLTQNAHRTTAVRSLRRAWVQPALGAPYLAIGLDVYDTSPPAVDSVRAMMQQSIGAVPDGLPVSTVAMSDEYDPVAMWLGANARPFYDREAHAAPAAPAQAPMAGGYGYPPAPGGY, from the coding sequence GTGAGCGCGTCGGGCACGGCCGCGGCCGGTCAGGTCGAGCACATGCTGCGCCAGGTGACGCCCGGGCGTTACGACGCCTACGAGGCGCTCCTTCGCGCGCTCGCGACCCCGTCGTCGGGTCAGGTGTGGATGCTGCTCTGGCACGGCCAGGCGGGCTCCCCGGACGCCCAGTACGGGAACATGGAGGTGGAGGGCTTCGGCTACGCGCCGTGCGTCACCTCCGCCCAGGAGCTCTCGGCCAGCGGCTGGAACCGGTCGTACGAGGTCGTCGACGGTCTCGACGTCGCCCGCACCCTCTACCCCGACCACTTCGGGCTCTGGCTCAATCCGCACGCCCCGGGCGGCGGGGTCGGCATTCCCTGGCTCGATCTGCGCAGAATCGCGGCGGGTCTGGAGCGCCAGCCCGCCGGCCCGCTGCGACTGTCCGAACCCGGCATCGAGATCCCGCAGTTCTACGCCCTGCTCACGCAGAACGCCCATCGCACCACCGCCGTGCGCTCGCTGCGCCGCGCCTGGGTGCAGCCGGCGCTCGGGGCGCCGTACCTGGCCATCGGACTGGACGTCTACGACACGTCGCCGCCCGCCGTCGACTCGGTGCGGGCGATGATGCAGCAGTCCATCGGCGCGGTTCCGGACGGGTTGCCCGTGTCGACCGTCGCGATGTCGGACGAGTACGACCCGGTGGCGATGTGGCTGGGCGCCAACGCGCGGCCGTTCTACGACCGCGAGGCCCACGCGGCCCCCGCGGCCCCCGCCCAGGCTCCGATGGCGGGTGGGTACGGCTATCCACCGGCACCCGGCGGATACTGA
- the gcvT gene encoding glycine cleavage system aminomethyltransferase GcvT, translating into MSSNAPRLTALDALHRSLGATMTDFAGWDMPLRYGSERDEHLAVRTRAGLFDLSHMGEITVTGPQAAALLNHALVGNIASVGVGRARYTMICREDGGILDDLIVYRLAENEYMVVANASNAQVVLDALAERAAGFDALVRDDRDAYALIAVQGPESPGILKSLTDADLDGLKYYAGLPGTVAGVPALIARTGYTGEDGFELFVAPSDAEKLWQALTDAGAPVGLVPCGLSCRDTLRLEAGMPLYGHELTTSLTPFDAGLGRVVKFEKEGDFVGRAALQEAASRAEENPPRVLVGLVAEGRRVPRAGYPVVADGKVIGEVTSGAPSPTLGKPIAMAYVDAAHAAPGTAGVGVDIRGSHEPYEVVALPFYKRQK; encoded by the coding sequence ATGAGCAGTAACGCACCCCGTCTCACCGCGCTCGATGCCCTGCATCGCTCGCTCGGCGCGACGATGACCGACTTCGCGGGCTGGGACATGCCCCTGCGCTACGGCTCCGAGCGCGACGAGCACCTCGCCGTGCGCACCCGGGCCGGCCTCTTCGACCTGTCGCACATGGGCGAGATCACGGTCACCGGGCCGCAGGCCGCCGCCCTTCTCAACCACGCGCTGGTCGGCAACATCGCCTCCGTCGGCGTCGGCCGCGCCCGCTACACGATGATCTGCCGGGAGGACGGCGGCATCCTGGACGACCTGATCGTCTACCGACTGGCCGAGAACGAGTACATGGTCGTCGCGAACGCCTCCAACGCCCAGGTGGTGCTGGACGCGCTGGCCGAGCGTGCCGCCGGCTTCGACGCCCTCGTGCGCGACGACCGGGACGCGTACGCGCTGATCGCCGTGCAGGGCCCCGAGTCCCCCGGCATCCTCAAGTCGCTGACCGACGCCGACCTGGACGGGCTGAAGTACTACGCGGGCCTGCCGGGCACCGTCGCGGGCGTCCCGGCGCTGATCGCCCGGACGGGCTACACGGGCGAGGACGGCTTCGAGCTGTTCGTGGCCCCGTCCGACGCCGAGAAGCTGTGGCAGGCGCTGACGGACGCGGGCGCGCCCGTCGGGCTCGTCCCCTGCGGCCTCTCCTGCCGCGACACGCTGCGCCTGGAGGCGGGCATGCCGCTGTACGGGCATGAGCTGACCACCTCGCTCACCCCCTTCGACGCGGGGCTCGGCCGGGTCGTGAAGTTCGAGAAGGAGGGGGACTTCGTGGGACGTGCCGCGCTCCAGGAGGCCGCCTCCCGCGCCGAGGAGAACCCCCCGCGGGTACTCGTCGGGCTTGTCGCCGAGGGCCGTCGCGTGCCGCGCGCCGGGTACCCGGTCGTCGCCGACGGCAAGGTGATCGGCGAGGTCACCTCCGGCGCGCCCTCCCCCACGCTGGGCAAGCCGATCGCGATGGCGTACGTCGACGCCGCGCACGCCGCGCCGGGCACGGCCGGAGTCGGCGTGGACATCCGGGGCAGCCATGAGCCGTACGAGGTCGTGGCGCTGCCGTTCTACAAGCGCCAGAAGTAG
- a CDS encoding AAA family ATPase, whose product MTVNRTTAYATTSGLALPEQPGAPARTREACGALPTAVVRDLRERAGHSPHGLHFAAPDVVVVTGLPGSGKSTLMRRAVEGPRIDSQDTRDRWDEWTGGRLPYAVYRPLVRLAHYAGLRRSLRSGAGLVVHDCGTQAWVRRWLAREAQRRGGTLHLLLLDVTPGTALEGQRERGRGVSRYAFARHRGAVARLLRSVERGDLPEGCGSAVLLDRDAADVLRRIGFDD is encoded by the coding sequence ATCACGGTGAACAGGACCACGGCGTACGCCACGACCTCGGGCCTCGCGCTGCCCGAGCAGCCCGGTGCCCCGGCCAGGACCCGGGAGGCGTGCGGAGCGCTGCCGACAGCCGTCGTCCGGGACCTCAGGGAGCGCGCGGGACACTCTCCGCACGGTCTGCACTTCGCGGCGCCCGACGTCGTCGTGGTCACCGGGTTGCCGGGCAGCGGCAAGTCGACCCTGATGCGCCGCGCCGTCGAGGGCCCGCGCATCGACTCCCAGGACACCCGGGACCGCTGGGACGAGTGGACGGGCGGCCGGCTGCCGTATGCCGTCTACCGGCCCCTCGTCCGCCTCGCGCACTACGCGGGCCTGCGTCGCTCCCTGCGCTCCGGCGCCGGGCTCGTCGTGCACGACTGCGGTACACAGGCCTGGGTGCGCCGCTGGCTCGCCCGCGAGGCCCAGCGCCGTGGCGGCACCCTCCACCTGCTGCTGCTCGACGTCACGCCCGGTACGGCGCTGGAGGGTCAGCGCGAGCGCGGCCGGGGTGTGTCGCGGTACGCGTTCGCCCGTCACCGGGGCGCGGTCGCCCGGCTGCTGCGCTCCGTCGAGCGGGGCGACCTGCCGGAGGGCTGCGGCTCGGCGGTGCTCCTCGACCGGGACGCGGCGGACGTACTGCGGAGGATCGGCTTCGATGACTGA
- a CDS encoding L-serine ammonia-lyase: MAISVFDLFSIGIGPSSSHTVGPMRAARMFARRLRNEELLDSVVSVRAELYGSLGATGHGHGTPKAVLLGLEGASPRTVDVEGADDRVERIKSSGRLSLLGTHEISFSFADDLVLHRRKALPYHANGMTVFAYDASGTLVLEKTYYSVGGGFVVDEDAVGEDRIKLDDRVLKYPFRSGDELLRLTKETGLSISALMLENERAWRTDEEIREGLLAIWRVMQACVSRGMSREGILPGGLKVRRRAAVSARQLRAEGDPLAHAMEWITLYAMAVNEENAAGGRVVTAPTNGAAGIIPAVLHYYINFIPGADEDGVVRFLLAAGAIGMLFKENASISGAEVGCQGEVGSACSMAAGALAEVLGGSPEQVENAAEIGMEHNLGLTCDPVGGLVQIPCIERNGMAAVKAVTAARMAMRGDGSHKVSLDKVIKTMKETGADMSVKYKETARGGLAVNIIEC; encoded by the coding sequence GTGGCCATCTCGGTCTTCGACCTGTTCTCGATCGGCATAGGCCCATCGAGCTCCCACACGGTGGGCCCGATGCGTGCGGCGCGCATGTTCGCCCGCCGGCTGCGCAACGAGGAGCTGCTGGACTCGGTGGTCTCCGTCCGGGCCGAGCTGTACGGCTCCCTGGGCGCGACCGGTCACGGCCACGGCACCCCCAAGGCGGTGCTGCTGGGCCTGGAGGGCGCGTCGCCGCGAACCGTGGACGTGGAGGGCGCCGACGACCGCGTGGAGCGGATCAAGTCGTCGGGCCGCCTCTCGCTCCTCGGCACGCACGAGATCTCCTTCTCCTTCGCCGACGACCTGGTCCTGCACCGCCGCAAGGCCCTGCCGTACCACGCGAACGGCATGACGGTCTTCGCGTACGACGCCTCCGGCACGCTCGTCCTGGAGAAGACGTACTACTCGGTCGGCGGCGGCTTCGTGGTCGACGAGGACGCGGTGGGCGAGGACCGCATCAAGCTCGACGACAGGGTGCTCAAGTACCCGTTCCGCTCGGGCGACGAACTGCTGCGGCTGACGAAGGAGACCGGCCTGTCGATCTCCGCCCTGATGCTGGAGAACGAGCGGGCCTGGCGCACCGACGAGGAGATCCGCGAGGGCCTGCTCGCCATCTGGCGTGTGATGCAGGCGTGCGTCTCCCGGGGCATGTCCCGCGAGGGCATCCTGCCGGGCGGGCTCAAGGTCCGCCGCCGCGCCGCCGTCTCGGCCCGCCAGCTGCGGGCGGAGGGCGACCCGCTGGCCCACGCGATGGAGTGGATCACGCTCTACGCCATGGCGGTGAACGAGGAGAACGCGGCGGGCGGCCGGGTGGTCACGGCCCCCACGAACGGCGCCGCGGGCATCATCCCGGCGGTCCTCCACTACTACATCAACTTCATCCCGGGCGCGGACGAGGACGGCGTCGTGCGCTTCCTGCTGGCCGCCGGCGCCATCGGGATGCTCTTCAAGGAGAACGCCTCCATCTCCGGCGCCGAGGTCGGCTGCCAGGGCGAGGTCGGCTCGGCCTGCTCGATGGCCGCGGGCGCCCTCGCCGAGGTCCTCGGCGGCAGCCCCGAACAGGTCGAGAACGCCGCCGAGATCGGCATGGAACACAACCTCGGCCTCACCTGCGACCCGGTCGGCGGCCTCGTCCAGATCCCCTGCATCGAACGCAACGGCATGGCGGCGGTCAAGGCGGTCACCGCCGCCCGCATGGCCATGCGCGGCGACGGCTCCCACAAGGTCTCCCTCGACAAGGTCATCAAGACCATGAAGGAGACGGGCGCGGACATGAGCGTCAAGTACAAGGAGACGGCGCGGGGCGGGCTCGCGGTCAACATCATCGAGTGCTAG